From the Apus apus isolate bApuApu2 chromosome 4, bApuApu2.pri.cur, whole genome shotgun sequence genome, one window contains:
- the TACR2 gene encoding substance-K receptor codes for MSTLSMLNASNVSQADSLEDSGNWTAATQFTQPGWQIALWAITYSFIIITSIVGNVTIIWIILAHRRMRTATNYFIVNLALSDLLMAAFNTIFNFIYASHNVWYFGEEFCRFQNWFPITAMFVSIYSMTAVAAERYMAIIYPFKPRLSAGSTKVIIGIIWLVAFGLAFPQCFYAEIMMDNGTMKCIVVWPDDVGSKHQLTYHIAVIVLIYLLPLLVMFVAYSIIGITLWSSAVPGNHLNRVRYQHQINAKKKFVKTMVVVVIIFAVCWLPYHIYFILGSFKEDIYQQKYIQQVYLAIFLLAMSSTMYNPIIYCCLNQRFRSGFKLAFRWCPCIKATERDKLKLTSPTFYQTSHRKSRTTSFDTETQLNEKEKTSFTLTQLTL; via the exons ATGAGCACACTTTCCATGCTAAATGCTAGCAACGTTTCACAGGCTGACTCCCTGGAGGACAGTGGCAATTGGACAGCAGCAACCCAGTTTACCCAGCCAGGATGGCAAATTGCTTTGTGGGCTATCACCTACTCCTTCATCATCATCACATCCATCGTTGGCAACGTCACCATCATCTGGATTATTCTTGCACACAGGAGAATGAGGACTGCTACCAACTACTTCATTGTTAATCTGGCCCTTTCGGATTTGCTGATGGCTGCTTTCAACACCATCTTCAATTTTATTTACGCCAGTCACAACGTCTGGTACTTTGGTGAGGAATTCTGCAGGTTTCAGAACTGGTTCCCCATCACCGCCATGTTTGTGAGCATTTACTCCATgacagctgtggctgcagagag GTACATGGCGATAATTTATCCCTTCAAGCCCAGGCTCTCTGCTGGAAGCACCAAAGTCATCATAGGGATAATCTGGCTGGTGGCATTTGGGCTTGCCTTTCCCCAGTGCTTCTACGCCGAGATCATGATGGACAATGGAACGATGAAATGCATCGTTGTTTGGCCTGATGATGTTGGATCCAAGCACCAGCTCAC gTATCACATTGCAGTGATCGTGTTGATTTATTTACTGCCTTTACTGGTGATGTTTGTTGCATACAGCATTATAGGAATCACCCTGTGGAGCAGTGCAGTCCCAGGCAACCACCTTAACAGAGTCCGCTACCAACACCAAATTAATGCCAAAAAAAAG ttTGTGAAGACCATGGTAGTAGTTGTGATCATTTTTGCTGTCTGCTGGCTGCCCTATCACATATACTTCATCCTGGGGAGCTTCAAGGAAGACATTTACCAGCAGAAGTACATTCAGCAGGTTTATCTCGCAATCTTTCTCCTTGCCATGAGTTCAACAATGTACAACCCCATCATCTACTGCTGCCTGAACCAAAG GTTTCGTTCTGGCTTCAAATTAGCCTTCCGGTGGTGCCCGTGCATTAAAGCAACTGAGAGAGACAAACTTAAACTTACGTCCCCAACTTTTTACCAGACAAGCCACAGGAAGTCAAGAACAACAAGTTTCGACACAGAAACTCAACTCaatgagaaagagaagacatCCTTTACCCTCACCCAGCTGACACTTTGA